From a single Hypanus sabinus isolate sHypSab1 chromosome 7, sHypSab1.hap1, whole genome shotgun sequence genomic region:
- the LOC132397491 gene encoding activated CDC42 kinase 1-like has translation MSPDEGTVWLLQLLKEVQLEQFYLRIRDDLNVTRLSHFDFVKTVDLERIGMGRPGHRRLFEAVKRRRVMGRPKSWMSKVFSTKVGDNYDQPSYAGGQNPSAPESDFALKCLINERDLALHEHLGNGSFGVVRRGEWRLPNGRVLNVAVKCLRPDITSETEATADFLQEVNAMYALNHPHLIHLYGVILSHPMKMVTELAPLGSLYDHLRSRHAAFPIHLLWLYAVQVCEGMGYLESHRFIHRDLAARNILLASEELAKIADFGLTRSLSDTDHYVMQAHRKIPFAWCAPESLKSGTFSHASDVWMYGVLLWELFSYCEEPWLGMYGREVRGMVNNVVGRTGEGGVSASRPQPPPLPGPRAKSGGGRGPKGGQRWAAEAEDVTPAVANMRLRPSQPRPNCWSVAWTQEHELAGRSHRQAEPRREPRSSRAIEQTGRPRGARGNYLVSEEVRPAQQGSKPSLQSKVRRVQEAVHGVTIEECQEALHISHLDTQKAIQHLKVQQLYNMSQMTREQCQQILHEFNWSLENASQFLLKRRLKS, from the exons ATGTCTCCGGACGAGGGCACCGTGTGGCTCCTGCAGCTGCTAAAGGAGGTACAACTCGAACAGTTCTACCTGAGGATCCGTGACGACCTCAATGTTACCCGTCTCTCGCACTTTGACTTTGTCAAGACTGTCGACCTGGAACGAATCGGGATGGGGCGGCCAG GACACAGACGTCTCTTTGAGGCCGTGAAGCGAAGGCGGGTGATGGGTCGGCCAAAGTCATGGATGTCTAAG GTGTTCAGCACGAAGGTGGGCGACAACTACGATCAGCCGTCGTATGCAGGGGGGCAAAACCCCTCGGCCCCGGAGTCGGACTTTGCACTCAAGTGCCTGATCAATGAGAGGGACCTGGCCCTGCACGAGCACCTGGGCAATGGCTCCTTCGGCGTGGTGAGGCGGGGAGAGTGGAGGCTGCCCAATGGGCGTGTG CTCAACGTGGCCGTGAAGTGCCTGAGGCCGGACATCACGAGCGAGACTGAAGCCACAGCTGACTTCCTGCAGGAGGTCAACGCCATGTACGCCCTGAACCACCCCCACCTCATCCACCTGTACGGGGTCATCCTCAGTCATCCAATGAAAATG GTGACGGAGCTGGCCCCCCTTGGGTCCCTGTACGACCATCTACGCAGCCGACATGCCGCCTTCCCCATCCACCTGTTGTGGCTGTACGCTGTCCAGGTGTGTGAGGGCATGGGCTACCTGGAGTCCCATCGCTTCATCCACCGCGACCTGGCTGCCCGCAACATCCTGCTGGCCAGTGAGGAGCTGGCGAAAATTGCCGACTTCGGCCTGACCCGCTCGCTCTCTGACACTGACCACTACGTGATGCAGGCTCATCGCAAAATCCCCTTTGCATG GTGTGCTCCAGAGAGCCTGAAGTCGGGAACCTTCTCTCACGCGTCTGACGTCTGGATGTACGGGGTTTTGTTGTGGGAGCTGTTCTCCTACTGTGAGGAGCCCTGGTTGGGGATGTACGGCCGAGAGGTAAGGGGGATGGTGAACAACGTGGTGGGAAGAACTGGGGAGGGTGGTGT GTCAGCAAGCAGGCCGCAGCCTCCGCCGTTGCCAGGGCCCAGGGCAAAGAGCGGCGGCGGCAGGGGCCCCAAGGGGGGCCAGCGCTGGGCAGCCGAGGCCGAGGACGTGACCCCTGCTGTGGCCAATATGCGCCTCCGGCCATCCCAGCCCAGGCCCAACTGCTGGTCAGTGGCCTGGACCCAGGAGCATGAGCTGGCCGGACGCTCCCATCGCCAGGCGGAGCCAAGGAGGGAGCCGAGGAGCAGCAGGGCCATCGAGCAGACAGGTAGACCCCGCGGCGCCAGGGGCAATTATCTGGTCAGCGAGGAAGTGAGACCTGCCCAGCAGGGGTCCAAGCCCAGCCTGCAGAGCAAAGTTAGACGT GTCCAGGAGGCGGTGCATGGGGTCACCATAGAGGAGTGCCAGGAGGCATTGCACATCAGCCACCTCGATACACAGAAGGCCATCCAGCATCtaaag GTCCAACAGCTCTACAACATGAGCCAGATGACCCGAGAGCAATGCCAGCAAATCCTCCACGAATTTAACTGGAGCCTGGAGAACGCCAGCCAGTTCCTGCTGAAGAGGAGA TTGAAATCATGA